Part of the Brassica oleracea var. oleracea cultivar TO1000 chromosome C8, BOL, whole genome shotgun sequence genome is shown below.
AGACATGGGTTGCGCTACACCTTACACTACCTTTATCCGGACGCAGGACGAGAGTATCTCCACAGTGAAGTGGATACTCCGCGACATCGAAGCTCTCGGTGACAAGCCAGCTCTCGTTTCGCACATTGGTGATATAAGCTACGCACGTGGCTACTCGTGGGTGTGGGATGAGTTCTTCGCTCAGATCGAGCCTATTGCCTCGAGGGTTCCTTACCACGTCTGCATCGGTAACCACGAGTATGACTTCCCTACTCAGCCTTGGAAACCTGATTGGGGAACTTACGGTAATGACGGTGGGGGCGAGTGCGGTGTGCCGTATAGTCTCAAGTTCAACATGCCTGGAAACTCGTCAGAACCAACGGGAACGAAAGCTCCTCCGACGAGGCATCTTTACTATTCTTACGACATGGGGTCGGTTCATTTTCTTTACATCTCCACTGAGACGAACTTTCTCAAAGGAGGGAGTCAGTACGAGTTCGTAAAGCGAGATCTCGAGTCTGTCAACAGGGAGAAAACACCGTTTGTTGTAGTGCAAGGACACAGGCCGATGTACACCACGAGCAACGAGGTGAGAGACGCGATGATTAGGCAAAAGATGGTGGAGCATTTGGAGCCGCTGTTTGTGGAGAACAACGTGACGCTTGCTCTGTGGGGACATGTTCATAGATACGAGAGGTTTTGTCCGATAAGCAACAACACTTGTGGCAAACAGTGGAGAGGAAGCCCGGTTCATCTTGTGATCGGTATGGGCGGTCAAGATTGGCAACCGATTTGGCAGCCGAGACCGAACCATCCGGGTCTTCCTATATTCCCTCAGCCTGAACAGTCGATGTACAGGACGGGTGAGTTTGGGTACACTCGTTTGGTTGCGAACAAAGAGAAGCTCACTGTTTCGTTTGTGGGTAACCATGATGGAGAAGTTCATGATATGGTTGAGATGTTAGCATCCGGGGAAGTAATCAGTGGGAGCAAAGAGGATAGTGTTAAGACAGTTCCTGTATCTGCAACACTTGTGGGG
Proteins encoded:
- the LOC106312155 gene encoding probable inactive purple acid phosphatase 2 produces the protein MIVDFSTFILFVSIFVSSANAKATLSISPKNLNRSGDSVIIKWSHVDSPSDLDWLGIYSPPDSPHDHFIGYKFLNASPTWQSGSGAISLPLTNLRSNYTFRIFRWTQSEINPKHKDHDHNPLPGTKHLLAESEQVGFGSAGVGMPEQIHLAFEDKVNRMQVTFVAGDGEERFVRYGEGKDALANSAAARGIRYEREHMCNAPANSTIGWRDPGWIFHTVMKNLNGGVRYFYQVGSDSKGWSEIHSFIARDIYSEETIAFMFGDMGCATPYTTFIRTQDESISTVKWILRDIEALGDKPALVSHIGDISYARGYSWVWDEFFAQIEPIASRVPYHVCIGNHEYDFPTQPWKPDWGTYGNDGGGECGVPYSLKFNMPGNSSEPTGTKAPPTRHLYYSYDMGSVHFLYISTETNFLKGGSQYEFVKRDLESVNREKTPFVVVQGHRPMYTTSNEVRDAMIRQKMVEHLEPLFVENNVTLALWGHVHRYERFCPISNNTCGKQWRGSPVHLVIGMGGQDWQPIWQPRPNHPGLPIFPQPEQSMYRTGEFGYTRLVANKEKLTVSFVGNHDGEVHDMVEMLASGEVISGSKEDSVKTVPVSATLVGKPESNVLWYVKGAGLMVMGVLLGFVIGFFTRGKKGSASDNRWIPVKNEET